Genomic window (bacterium):
AGTTTAAACCAGAAACATCATCTATAGATATAGGAAAAATCTCTGATGCTGATACTCTAACAAGCAAACCAAATGTTACAAATAAAAATACTTTGATTTTTTTTACCACTTTAGTCTCCTTTTTAAGTTCTATTCAAAGCAAGAAGGGCTGCTCCCTTACCTGCAGATTCGAGAACATCGGAAATAACGACCTCCTTCCCTGTAAGGTTTTTTACCATTTTGGGAAGAAGCGGTTCTTTGGTTGCGCCCCCAACCATAAAAAGACGATGGACAGGGTTAACTTCTTCAATATCTTTTAGTCTATTATGAAGTCTCATCACAAGAGATTTTATAGTTGCCTGATAAATTTCAGCTCCTGTTGTGGACAAACTAATATTTTTAATTACACCTTCACCGAGAGAAAAATCTGGAATAACCTCAGCATTGAGAGGCAATTCGGTGTCAAAATTATCAATTTTTAAATTGTTTCTCATCCACCCCAAAATAATACCAGCGTTTCCTATAGAGGACATAAGCCCAAACATTTTGTTTTGGGTATTTCTTCCGGGGGTCCATCCTTTCTTTGAAAGAAAAGTTAACTTATTAGATGTAATTAAAAGAACCCAAGCAGTCCCGCAGGAGAGCAGACAATCTCCGCTTTTTGTTGCACCAGCTCCAAGGGAAGCACAATATTGGTCGTGCCCACCTGAAACAACAGGCGTTCCTTCTAAAACGTTTATCTGTTGAGAAACTTTTTTTGTTACAGTACCACCAACTTGATTTGAGTTAAGAAGTTCTGGAAGATTCTTATTTTCAAGCCCAGATATTCTTAATATATCTTCATCCCAGAACCCAGAGTTAATATTATATATACAACTCATCTGTGCAGATGTTGGGTCTAAAAAAAAGCGGTCAGTAAGTTTATAATTAATATAGTCTGCAACAAAAGAAATCCTATCGATTTTTTGGGAAACAGAAGGATGGTTCACAGATATCCATTTTAATACAGCAGGCGGTGACCATCCTTTCAAATTATGACCAGTTTTAAGATAAAAATAGTTTGATTCCTCTTTTTGAGAGATTTGTTCAGCTTCGCTTCTACCTCTATTATCCAACCAGGTGATTCCGCTCATAAGGGGAGTTATATCTTTACTCAAGGGAACAAAAGTGCCTCCCTGGCTACTAACCCCAATTGCCTCAATATCTTTTGGGTCCCAACCTATTTTTTTATGTAATTTTTCTATAGCTAAAACTAAAGATTCCCACCAACTTTCTGCATCTTGTTCAACTATCCCAGGTCCTCGATGGTATATTGGGGTAGGGTGGGAAGCAGAAGCCAATAA
Coding sequences:
- a CDS encoding FGGY family carbohydrate kinase produces the protein LLASASHPTPIYHRGPGIVEQDAESWWESLVLAIEKLHKKIGWDPKDIEAIGVSSQGGTFVPLSKDITPLMSGITWLDNRGRSEAEQISQKEESNYFYLKTGHNLKGWSPPAVLKWISVNHPSVSQKIDRISFVADYINYKLTDRFFLDPTSAQMSCIYNINSGFWDEDILRISGLENKNLPELLNSNQVGGTVTKKVSQQINVLEGTPVVSGGHDQYCASLGAGATKSGDCLLSCGTAWVLLITSNKLTFLSKKGWTPGRNTQNKMFGLMSSIGNAGIILGWMRNNLKIDNFDTELPLNAEVIPDFSLGEGVIKNISLSTTGAEIYQATIKSLVMRLHNRLKDIEEVNPVHRLFMVGGATKEPLLPKMVKNLTGKEVVISDVLESAGKGAALLALNRT